One region of Roseicitreum antarcticum genomic DNA includes:
- the ilvD gene encoding dihydroxy-acid dehydratase, giving the protein MTDAPRNTRFDKSRLPSRHVTEGPARAPHRSYFYAMGISEEEIHAPWVGVATCWNEAAPCNIALNRQAQVVKHGVKKAGGTPREFTTITVTDGIAMGHEGMRSSLASREAITDTVELTMRGHCYDALVGLAGCDKSLPGMMMAMVRLNVPSVFIYGGSILPGRLNGKDVTVQDVFEAVGQHQAGNYSDAELAILERIACPSAGACGGQFTANTMACVSEAIGLALLNSSGAPAPYESRDQFCEASGVAVMNLIEKNIRARDIVTRKSLENAARVVACTGGSTNAGLHLPAIAHEAGIDFDLFDVCDIFRETPYFVDLKPGGQYVAKDLFEVGGVPVVMKELRKAGLLHEDCMTASGRSLGEELDKITGEADGRVIYPVSTPLSKTGGVVGLKGNLAPEGAIVKVAGMSEAEQVFSGPARVFECEEDAFEAVKARQYVEGEVLVIRNEGPAGGPGMREMLATTAALSGQGMGKKVALITDGRFSGATRGFCVGHVGPEAAHGGPIALLQNGDVITLNALTGEILVDLSDDELAQRKAAWTGARPTIYATGALWKYAQLVGTTRLGAVTHPGAKAESHIYMDL; this is encoded by the coding sequence ATGACCGACGCACCACGCAACACCCGCTTTGACAAATCCCGCCTGCCCTCGCGCCATGTGACCGAAGGTCCGGCCCGCGCACCTCACCGCAGCTATTTCTACGCCATGGGTATCTCCGAAGAGGAAATCCACGCCCCCTGGGTCGGCGTTGCCACCTGCTGGAATGAGGCCGCGCCCTGCAACATCGCGCTGAACCGTCAGGCGCAGGTCGTCAAGCACGGCGTGAAGAAAGCCGGTGGCACCCCGCGCGAATTCACCACCATCACCGTCACCGACGGCATCGCCATGGGGCATGAGGGGATGCGCTCGTCGCTCGCCTCGCGCGAAGCGATCACCGACACCGTGGAACTGACCATGCGCGGCCATTGCTACGATGCGCTGGTGGGCCTTGCCGGCTGCGACAAATCGCTGCCGGGCATGATGATGGCCATGGTCCGGCTGAACGTACCTTCGGTTTTCATCTATGGCGGGTCGATCCTGCCGGGGCGCCTGAACGGCAAGGACGTGACCGTCCAGGACGTGTTCGAGGCGGTCGGCCAGCATCAGGCGGGCAATTACTCGGACGCCGAGCTTGCCATTCTGGAACGCATCGCCTGCCCCAGCGCGGGTGCCTGCGGCGGCCAGTTCACCGCCAACACGATGGCCTGCGTGTCCGAGGCGATCGGGCTGGCGCTGTTGAATTCGTCCGGCGCCCCCGCGCCCTACGAATCCCGCGACCAGTTCTGCGAGGCATCGGGCGTCGCCGTGATGAACCTGATCGAAAAGAACATCCGCGCCCGCGACATCGTTACCCGCAAATCGCTGGAAAACGCGGCCCGCGTCGTGGCCTGCACCGGCGGCTCTACCAATGCAGGGCTGCACCTGCCCGCCATCGCGCATGAAGCCGGGATCGACTTCGACCTCTTCGATGTGTGCGACATCTTCCGCGAGACGCCGTATTTCGTCGATCTCAAACCCGGCGGGCAATATGTCGCCAAAGACCTGTTCGAAGTCGGCGGCGTCCCCGTCGTCATGAAGGAACTGCGCAAGGCAGGCCTGCTGCACGAAGATTGCATGACCGCATCGGGCCGCAGCCTTGGCGAAGAACTCGACAAGATCACGGGTGAGGCCGACGGCCGCGTCATCTACCCCGTTTCCACCCCGCTGTCGAAAACCGGCGGCGTCGTCGGGCTGAAAGGCAACCTCGCCCCCGAAGGCGCGATCGTCAAAGTCGCAGGCATGTCCGAGGCAGAGCAGGTCTTCAGCGGCCCCGCCCGCGTGTTTGAATGCGAAGAAGACGCGTTCGAGGCTGTGAAAGCCCGCCAGTATGTCGAAGGCGAAGTGCTGGTCATCCGCAATGAAGGCCCCGCAGGCGGCCCTGGCATGCGCGAAATGCTGGCCACCACCGCTGCCCTGTCCGGTCAGGGCATGGGCAAGAAGGTCGCCCTCATCACCGACGGGCGTTTTTCCGGCGCGACCCGTGGCTTCTGCGTCGGCCATGTCGGGCCAGAGGCCGCGCATGGCGGCCCCATCGCGCTTTTGCAAAACGGCGACGTCATCACCCTGAACGCGCTCACGGGCGAAATCCTTGTCGACCTCAGCGATGATGAGCTGGCGCAGCGCAAGGCCGCCTGGACCGGCGCGCGCCCCACGATCTACGCCACCGGCGCGCTGTGGAAGTATGCGCAACTGGTCGGCACCACCCGGCTGGGCGCGGTAACGCATCCGGGCGCGAAGGCTGAATCGCATATCTACATGGACCTTTAG